The Theropithecus gelada isolate Dixy chromosome 11, Tgel_1.0, whole genome shotgun sequence genome includes a region encoding these proteins:
- the LOC112635109 gene encoding LOW QUALITY PROTEIN: disintegrin and metalloproteinase domain-containing protein 1a-like (The sequence of the model RefSeq protein was modified relative to this genomic sequence to represent the inferred CDS: inserted 1 base in 1 codon) codes for MSVLALLKDSANILLYLWKXQVALEKVKIKFQTWAPQKWNLRMGLVPGPSCIRLDILLLLVIFVPSMHCHLGSIYYSFYEIIIPKRLTVQGGDSSVEGLSYLLFMQGQKHLVHLKVKRSHFVNNFPVYSYHNGILGQDSPFISHDCHYEGYVEGVSGSFVSVNTCAGLRGILIKEEKSYSIEPMDSSRRFEHVLYTMAHEARVSCGVTSRDSHVVSTSWQQGSRKPHDLQALSYLWSHTKYVEMFVVVNNQRFQMWGSNINETVQRVVDVIALADSFTRGINTEVVLAGMEIWTEGDLIDVAVDLQITLRNFNRWRQEMLFRRAKHDVAHMIVGHHPGQNMGQAFLSGACSSGFAAAVESFHHEDVLLFAALMVHELGHNLGIQHDHSACFCKEKHFCLMHENITKESGFSNCSSDYFHQFLREHKGACLFNKPRPRGRKRRDSACGNGVVEDTEECDCGSACHLDPCCDPTCTLKEHAECSHGLCCLDCTFRRKGFLCRPTQDECDLPEYCDGSSAECPADSYKQDGTLCDRIHYCSGGQCKNPDNQCVNIYGYPARSAPEDCYISMNTRGDRFGNCGHPAEDQQTYVTCSDDNVFCGKLICTGVQSLPRVKAQHTVIQVPHDNDWCWSMDADNITDTPDNGNVHVGTSCAPNKVCTDYSCVHHSILLYDCRPEESCHGKGVCNNLRHCHCGSGFAPPDCKNPGNGGSVDSGPAGKPSDEIISREENRNHIVGHGNLQRGDVSNNKNKSLGKLVYIVPLLLLALFAGLIILASMGARKEILQRSQGYTEGTPEEVAPEQKLGKGQEEEAKNELSNKANSGYTG; via the exons ATGTCAGTGCTGGCATTATTAAAAGACTCTGCCAACATCCTGCTGTATCTATGGA AGCAAGTGGCCTTGGAAAAGGTTAAGATAAAGTTCCAAACTTGGGCTCCACAGAAGTGGAACTTGAGAATGGGGCTAGTACCCGGACCTTCATGTATCAGGTTAGATATTTTGCTGCTTTTGGTGATTTTTGTGCCAAGCATGCACTGTCACCTGGGATCAATCTATTACTCTTTCTATGAAATAATTATTCCAAAGAGGCTGACAGTCCAGGGAGGAGATAGCTCAGTGGAAGGACTGTCCTACTTGCTATTTATGCAAGGCCAGAAGCACTTGGTTCACCTGAAGGTGAAGAGAAGCCATTTTGTGAATAACTTTCCAGTCTACAGTTACCACAATGGCATCCTGGGGCAAGATTCGCCTTTCATCTCACATGACTGCCACTATGAAGGCTACGTAGAAGGAGTGTCAGGTTCTTTCGTTTCTGTCAACACCTGTGCAGGTCTCAGGGGCATCCTGATTAAGGAGGAAAAATCTTACAGCATTGAGCCCATGGACTCTTCAAGACGGTTTGAACATGTGTTATACACCATGGCACACGAAGCGCGAGTCTCCTGTGGTGTCACTTCCAGAGACAGCCATGTGGTGTCCACTAGCTGGCAACAAGGGAGCAGGAAGCCTCATGATCTACAGGCGCTGTCCTACTTGTGGTCACACACCAAGTACGTGGAGATGTTTGTCGTGGTCAACAACCAGCGGTTCCAGATGTGGGGCAGTAACATCAATGAGACGGTCCAGAGAGTAGTGGATGTCATTGCTCTGGCCGACAGCTTCACTAGGGGAATAAACACAGAGGTGGTGCTGGCCGGAATGGAGATTTGGACCGAGGGGGATCTAATAGATGTCGCAGTGGACTTGCAAATCACACTCAGGAATTTCAATCGCTGGAGACAAGAGATGCTCTTCCGTCGTGCGAAGCACGATGTTGCCCACATGATCGTCGGGCATCATCCTGGACAGAATATGGGCCAGGCCTTTCTCAGTGGTGCCTGCTCAAGCGGTTTTGCGGCAGCTGTTGAATCCTTCCATCATGAAGATGTGCTGTTGTTTGCAGCCCTGATGGTCCATGAGCTCGGGCACAACCTGGGTATTCAGCACGACCACTCGGCCTGCTTTTGCAAAGAGAAGCACTTTTGCCTCATGCATGAAAATATCACAAAAGAAAGTGGCTTCAGCAACTGCAGCTCTGACTACTTCCACCAGTTCCTTCGAGAACACAAAGGGGCCTGCCTATTTAACAAGCCACGGCCCAGGGGCCGCAAGCGTAGGGATTCTGCCTGTGGAAATGGCGTGGTGGAGGACACGGAGGAGTGTGACTGTGGTTCTGCCTGTCACCTCGACCCATGCTGTGATCCCACATGTACTCTGAAGGAGCATGCTGAGTGCAGCCATGGCCTCTGCTGTCTGGACTGCACTTTCAGAAGGAAGGGGTTTTTATGCCGTCCTACTCAGGATGAGTGTGACCTCCCAGAATATTGTGACGGTAGCTCTGCAGAATGCCCTGCAGACAGCTACAAGCAAGATGGCACGTTGTGTGATAGAATTCACTATTGCTCTGGGGGTCAGTGTAAGAACCCTGATAACCAATGTGTGAATATATATGGGTACCCTGCAAGATCTGCCCCGGAAGACTGTTACATTTCAATGAATACCAGAGGAGACCGGTTTGGAAACTGTGGCCATCCCGCTGAGGATCAGCAAACATATGTTACATGTTCAGATGATAATGTATTTTGTGGGAAACTCATATGTACAGGTGTTCAATCCTTACCACGAGTCAAAGCTCAACATACAGTGATCCAGGTCCCTCATGACAATGACTGGTGCTGGAGCATGGATGCCGATAACATTACTGATACCCCTGATAATGGCAATGTGCACGTCGGCACTTCTTGTGCCCCAAACAAAGTCTGCACGGATTACTCCTGCGTTCATCACTCCATACTCCTGTATGACTGCAGACCGGAGGAATCGTGTCATGGGAAAGGAGTTTGCAACAATTTAAGGCACTGCCATTGTGGGTCTGGTTTTGCTCCTCCTGACTGTAAAAATCCAGGAAATGGAGGCAGTGTGGACAGTGGCCCTGCTGGTAAGCCAAGTGATGAAATTATaagtagagaagaaaatagaaatcatattGTTGGTCATGGTAATCTCCAAAGAGGTGACgtgagtaataataaaaacaaaagcctaGGGAAGTTAGTGTACATAGTTCCCCTGTTGCTTTTAGCATTATTTGCAGGTCTAATTATTCTTGCCAGTATGGGAGCTAGAAAGGAGATATTACAGAGGTCACAAGGTTACACAGAAGGAACTCCAGAAGAGGTTGCACCAGAACAGAAACTAGGCAAAGGACAGGAAGAAGAGGCAAAAAATGAGTTGTCCAATAAAGCTAACAGCGGATACACTGGGTGA